One Kitasatospora sp. MAP12-44 DNA segment encodes these proteins:
- a CDS encoding phosphoglyceromutase, which yields MADTTYRLILLRHGESEWNQKNLFTGWVDVDLNEKGEKEAARGGELLAAEGYLPDVLHTSLLRRAIRTSQIALDKADRHWIPVSRSWRLNERHYGALQGKDKAQTLAEFGEEQFQLWRRSYDTPPPALADSSEFSQAADVRYADIPSELRPRTECLKDVVDRMLPYWYDAIVPDLAAGKTVLVTAHGNSLRALVKHLDGISDEAIAGLNIPTGIPLVYELDADFKPVNPGGRYLDADAAAAAIEAVKNQGKK from the coding sequence ATGGCTGACACGACGTACCGACTCATCCTGCTCCGCCACGGCGAGAGCGAGTGGAACCAGAAGAACCTCTTCACCGGCTGGGTCGACGTCGACCTCAACGAGAAGGGCGAGAAGGAGGCCGCACGCGGCGGCGAGCTGCTCGCCGCCGAGGGCTACCTCCCCGATGTGCTGCACACCTCGCTGCTGCGCCGCGCGATCCGCACCTCGCAGATCGCCCTGGACAAGGCCGACCGCCACTGGATCCCGGTCAGCCGCAGCTGGCGCCTGAACGAGCGCCACTACGGCGCGCTGCAGGGCAAGGACAAGGCCCAGACGCTGGCCGAGTTCGGCGAGGAGCAGTTCCAGCTCTGGCGCCGCTCGTACGACACCCCGCCGCCGGCGCTCGCGGACAGCAGCGAGTTCTCGCAGGCCGCCGACGTCCGCTACGCAGACATCCCGAGCGAGCTCCGTCCGCGCACCGAGTGCCTCAAGGACGTCGTTGACCGGATGCTGCCGTACTGGTACGACGCGATCGTCCCGGATCTGGCGGCCGGCAAGACCGTGCTGGTCACCGCGCACGGCAACAGCCTGCGCGCGCTGGTCAAGCACCTGGACGGGATCTCCGACGAGGCCATCGCCGGCCTCAACATCCCCACCGGCATCCCGCTGGTCTACGAGCTGGACGCGGACTTCAAGCCGGTCAACCCGGGCGGCCGCTACCTGGACGCGGACGCCGCTGCCGCCGCCATCGAGGCCGTGAAGAATCAGGGCAAGAAGTAG
- a CDS encoding MFS transporter: MTSPDPFVAPGRLRRAATESLGGLPQQFWWLWTSTLINRLGGFVVTFLALYLTVDRGYSASYAGLVASLYGLGSVVAALGGGVLTDRVGRRPTLLAAQLLTAVSTAALGFANGQVMIATVAFLVGLSGNASRPAISAIIADVVPTADRVRAYALNYWAINIGFGVSAGLAGLVASHGYLPLFIGDACSTLLCALVVFVKVPETRPAAAPLDRAKPPVTLGTVFRDRRFMAMVGLTFLFAMIMQQGSTTLAVQMGKSGVSTTEFGLVAGLNGLLIVVLQIPVTRLVQGRDRGRLLLVGSLLVGWGFGLTTFAGSSALLYAGAVAVWTIGEIVQTPTSMGLVAELSPTHARGRYQGTYSLAWSSAACLGPAVGGFLLDHAGGAAVWGGCAVLGTVAGLGFLMLGRRTPAAQAAQAASADQAASADQLAECHETEVSGV, from the coding sequence GTGACCTCGCCCGACCCGTTCGTCGCTCCCGGCCGGCTGCGCCGCGCCGCCACCGAGTCCCTCGGCGGCCTGCCGCAGCAGTTCTGGTGGCTGTGGACCTCCACGCTGATCAATCGGCTGGGCGGATTCGTCGTCACATTCCTGGCCCTGTACCTGACCGTCGACCGCGGCTACTCGGCCTCGTACGCGGGCCTGGTCGCCTCGCTCTACGGCCTCGGCTCGGTGGTCGCGGCGCTCGGCGGCGGGGTGCTGACCGACCGGGTCGGGCGGCGGCCCACCCTGCTGGCCGCCCAGTTGCTCACCGCCGTCAGCACCGCCGCCCTGGGGTTCGCCAACGGGCAGGTGATGATCGCCACGGTGGCCTTCCTGGTCGGCCTCAGCGGCAACGCCTCCCGGCCGGCCATCTCGGCGATCATCGCGGACGTGGTGCCCACCGCCGACCGGGTGCGCGCCTACGCGCTGAACTACTGGGCGATCAACATCGGCTTCGGCGTCTCGGCCGGGCTGGCCGGGCTGGTCGCCTCGCACGGCTATCTCCCGCTCTTCATCGGGGACGCGTGCTCCACGCTGCTCTGCGCCCTGGTGGTCTTCGTCAAGGTCCCCGAGACCAGGCCCGCCGCCGCTCCGCTCGACCGGGCCAAGCCGCCGGTCACGCTGGGCACGGTCTTCCGCGACCGGCGGTTCATGGCGATGGTCGGGCTGACCTTCCTGTTCGCCATGATCATGCAGCAGGGCAGCACCACGCTGGCGGTGCAGATGGGCAAGTCCGGCGTGAGCACCACCGAGTTCGGTCTGGTGGCCGGGCTGAACGGCCTGCTGATCGTGGTGCTGCAGATCCCGGTGACCCGGCTGGTCCAGGGCCGCGACCGCGGGCGGCTGCTGCTGGTCGGCTCGCTGCTGGTCGGCTGGGGGTTCGGGCTCACCACGTTCGCCGGCTCGTCGGCGCTGCTCTACGCGGGGGCCGTGGCGGTCTGGACGATCGGCGAGATCGTCCAGACGCCGACCAGCATGGGCCTGGTGGCCGAGCTGTCGCCGACCCACGCGCGCGGGCGCTACCAGGGGACGTACTCGCTGGCCTGGTCGTCGGCGGCCTGCCTGGGGCCGGCGGTCGGCGGGTTCCTGCTCGACCACGCGGGCGGCGCGGCGGTGTGGGGCGGCTGCGCGGTGCTCGGGACGGTCGCCGGCCTCGGCTTCCTGATGCTCGGCCGCCGGACGCCGGCGGCTCAGGCGGCTCAGGCGGCCTCGGCGGATCAGGCGGCCTCGGCGGATCAGCTGGCCGAGTGCCACGAGACCGAGGTCAGCGGCGTTTAG
- a CDS encoding YbjN domain-containing protein, producing the protein MATPTKDEALTELRAALDAAGVPWEPAVSDPYTLVATLPGTRKLSTTCALRVGDHTFSVNAFVIRRPDENHEAVMRWLLERNTRMYALGYALDSLGDVYLTGRLPLSALSADTVDRLLGTVLENADEPFNTLLELGFASAIRREWEWRTKRGESTRNLEAFAHLAKPPTS; encoded by the coding sequence ATGGCAACCCCCACCAAGGACGAGGCCCTCACCGAGCTGCGCGCCGCCCTCGACGCGGCCGGCGTGCCCTGGGAGCCGGCCGTCAGCGACCCGTACACCCTGGTCGCCACGCTCCCCGGCACCCGCAAGCTCAGCACCACCTGCGCCCTGCGGGTCGGTGACCACACCTTCTCGGTGAATGCCTTCGTGATCCGGCGCCCGGACGAGAACCACGAGGCCGTCATGCGCTGGCTGCTGGAGCGCAACACCCGGATGTACGCCCTCGGGTACGCGCTGGACTCGCTCGGCGACGTCTACCTGACCGGACGGCTGCCGCTGTCGGCGCTCAGCGCGGACACCGTGGACCGGCTGCTCGGCACGGTGCTGGAGAACGCCGACGAGCCCTTCAACACCCTGCTGGAGCTGGGCTTCGCCTCCGCCATCCGGCGCGAGTGGGAGTGGCGCACCAAGCGCGGCGAGTCCACCCGCAACCTGGAGGCCTTCGCCCACCTGGCGAAGCCGCCTACTTCCTGA
- the mshA gene encoding D-inositol-3-phosphate glycosyltransferase translates to MQGLVQGRSRRPRRVAMLSVHTSPLHQPGTGDAGGMNVYIVELAKRLAELDIEVEIFTRATSSDLAPAVELAPGVLVRHVTAGPYEGLLKEDLSAQLCAFTHGVLRTEAGHRPGHYDLVHSHYWLSGQVGWLAAQRWGVPLVHTMHTMGKVKNAALAEGDAPEPASRLIGESQVVDAADRLIANTVDEAGELASHYGARPEQLAVVHPGVNLDVFRPGDQAAARARLGLPQDAAVLLFAGRIQPLKAPDVLLKAVSVLLARRPELRGQLVVPVVGGPSGTGLAEPESLHKLAAQLGITDVVRFHPPVGQPELAQWYRAATALVMPSYSESFGLVALEAQACGTPVVAAAVGGLPVAVRDGETGTLVPGHDPQDWARALEPYTARPPELAVRQGEAAVRHAAAFGWGAAAGRTAEVYAGALARPDSWLGSSGTRRRLG, encoded by the coding sequence TTGCAGGGGCTCGTCCAAGGGCGCTCGAGACGCCCGCGCCGCGTGGCGATGCTCAGTGTCCACACCTCCCCGCTGCACCAGCCGGGCACCGGCGACGCGGGCGGTATGAACGTCTACATCGTCGAGCTGGCCAAGCGCCTGGCCGAGCTCGACATCGAGGTCGAGATCTTCACCCGCGCCACCTCCTCCGACCTGGCGCCCGCCGTCGAGCTGGCCCCGGGCGTGCTGGTCCGGCACGTCACCGCGGGCCCGTACGAGGGGTTGCTGAAGGAGGACCTCTCGGCCCAGCTCTGCGCGTTCACGCACGGTGTGCTGCGCACCGAGGCCGGCCACCGCCCCGGCCACTACGACCTGGTCCACTCGCACTACTGGCTCTCCGGCCAGGTCGGCTGGCTGGCCGCGCAGCGCTGGGGCGTGCCGCTGGTGCACACCATGCACACCATGGGCAAGGTCAAGAACGCCGCGCTGGCCGAGGGCGACGCCCCCGAGCCGGCCAGCCGGCTGATCGGCGAGAGCCAGGTGGTGGACGCCGCGGACCGGCTGATCGCCAACACCGTGGACGAGGCCGGCGAGCTGGCCAGCCACTACGGCGCCCGGCCCGAGCAGCTCGCGGTGGTGCACCCCGGCGTCAACCTGGACGTCTTCCGCCCCGGCGACCAGGCCGCCGCCCGCGCCCGGCTGGGCCTGCCGCAGGACGCCGCCGTGCTGCTCTTCGCCGGTCGGATACAGCCGCTGAAGGCACCCGACGTGCTGCTCAAGGCGGTCTCCGTGCTGCTCGCCCGCCGCCCCGAGCTGCGCGGGCAGCTGGTGGTTCCGGTGGTCGGCGGTCCGTCCGGGACGGGGCTGGCGGAGCCCGAGAGCCTGCACAAGCTGGCCGCCCAGCTGGGCATCACGGACGTGGTGCGGTTCCATCCGCCGGTGGGGCAGCCGGAGCTGGCGCAGTGGTACCGCGCCGCGACGGCGCTGGTGATGCCGTCGTACAGCGAGTCGTTCGGCCTGGTCGCGCTGGAGGCGCAGGCCTGCGGGACGCCGGTGGTGGCGGCGGCGGTCGGCGGCCTGCCGGTCGCCGTCCGGGACGGCGAGACCGGGACGCTGGTCCCGGGTCACGACCCGCAGGACTGGGCGCGCGCGCTGGAGCCCTATACCGCCCGGCCGCCGGAGCTGGCGGTGCGGCAGGGCGAGGCGGCGGTCCGGCACGCGGCGGCCTTCGGCTGGGGCGCGGCGGCCGGCCGCACGGCCGAGGTGTACGCGGGCGCCCTGGCCCGCCCTGACAGCTGGCTCGGCAGCAGCGGTACCCGCCGCCGGCTGGGCTGA
- a CDS encoding class I SAM-dependent methyltransferase gives MAASFDPAAVRGRSARPVGTVTRGTTNTNRLRRMDRWIGHTLGPALRSAALPPVAVDLGYGAAPWTAVELSTRLRAVRADVRVVGIEIEPERVAAALPYAAPPLLTFRRGGFEVPLDGAAPLLIRAANVLRQYEESAVAAVWERLCGRLAPGGLLVEGTCDEIGRRQVWVALGPQGPRTVTFAARLGGLGQPSDLAERLPKALIHHNVPGRRVHAFLTEFDRAWSAAAPYGAFGARQRWVAACTALAGSWPLLDAPGRWRQGEVTVPWEALAP, from the coding sequence ATGGCTGCCTCGTTCGACCCCGCCGCTGTCCGCGGGCGGTCCGCCCGCCCGGTCGGGACGGTGACCCGGGGCACCACCAACACCAACCGGCTGCGTCGGATGGACCGCTGGATCGGCCACACCCTCGGGCCCGCGCTGCGCTCGGCGGCGCTGCCGCCGGTGGCCGTGGACCTCGGGTACGGCGCGGCGCCGTGGACGGCCGTCGAGCTGTCGACGCGCCTGCGGGCGGTGCGGGCCGACGTCCGGGTGGTCGGCATCGAGATCGAGCCCGAGCGGGTCGCCGCCGCGCTGCCGTACGCCGCCCCACCGCTGCTGACCTTCCGGCGCGGGGGCTTCGAGGTACCGCTGGACGGTGCGGCGCCGCTGCTGATCAGGGCCGCGAATGTGCTGCGGCAGTACGAGGAGTCGGCGGTGGCGGCGGTCTGGGAGCGGCTCTGCGGGCGGCTGGCCCCGGGCGGGCTGCTGGTCGAGGGGACCTGCGACGAGATCGGGCGGCGGCAGGTGTGGGTCGCGCTGGGGCCGCAGGGGCCGCGGACGGTGACCTTCGCGGCCCGGCTGGGCGGGCTCGGGCAGCCGTCCGACCTGGCGGAGCGGCTGCCCAAGGCGCTGATCCACCACAACGTGCCGGGGCGGCGGGTGCACGCGTTCCTGACCGAGTTCGACCGGGCATGGTCGGCGGCGGCGCCGTACGGGGCGTTCGGCGCGCGCCAGCGGTGGGTGGCGGCCTGCACCGCGCTGGCGGGGAGCTGGCCGCTGCTCGACGCGCCGGGGCGGTGGCGGCAGGGCGAGGTCACGGTGCCCTGGGAGGCGTTGGCGCCTTAG
- a CDS encoding O-acetyl-ADP-ribose deacetylase: MTQITLVEGDITEQDVDVVVNAANSSLLGGGGVDGAIHRKGGPEILGDCRRLRAAHYGKGLPTGQAVATTAGRLPARWVVHTVGPVYLADEYEQRAGLMASCYRESLRVAGELGARTVAFPAISTGVYGWPLEDAARIALTTVAEVAAGGAEQDGAEQDGTLLDGAAAEAGGAGSKLVEVRFVLFGAEAYEGFERVRRELAQRS, translated from the coding sequence GTGACGCAGATCACGCTGGTCGAGGGTGACATCACGGAACAGGATGTGGACGTCGTCGTGAATGCGGCGAACAGCTCGCTGCTCGGTGGCGGCGGGGTGGACGGCGCGATTCACCGCAAGGGCGGCCCGGAGATCCTCGGGGACTGCCGCAGGCTGCGCGCCGCGCACTACGGCAAGGGCCTGCCGACGGGCCAGGCCGTCGCCACGACGGCCGGGCGGTTGCCGGCCCGCTGGGTGGTGCACACGGTGGGGCCGGTCTATCTGGCTGATGAGTACGAGCAGCGGGCTGGACTCATGGCCTCCTGCTATCGGGAGTCCCTGCGGGTCGCAGGGGAGTTGGGTGCGCGGACGGTGGCGTTCCCGGCGATCTCGACCGGCGTGTACGGCTGGCCGTTGGAGGACGCGGCGCGGATCGCCCTCACGACCGTCGCCGAAGTGGCGGCTGGCGGAGCTGAGCAGGACGGAGCTGAGCAGGACGGGACTCTGCTGGACGGGGCTGCGGCCGAGGCCGGTGGAGCCGGATCGAAGCTGGTCGAGGTGCGGTTCGTGCTGTTCGGCGCAGAGGCGTACGAGGGCTTCGAACGCGTGCGGCGCGAGCTGGCGCAGCGGAGCTGA